A window of Diorhabda carinulata isolate Delta chromosome 7, icDioCari1.1, whole genome shotgun sequence contains these coding sequences:
- the LOC130896283 gene encoding mesoderm induction early response protein 1-like produces the protein MDRSKRCADKNLTDDDDKSSDSSEETLTNGFVEDIRMEREDSTSSGENFVLSRMKKKVLYLTENQENESPRRSINKASRHSTLRPFYENEKYADASRLLRSKVNEDEDSHYNYNPDEIENHAIIKTIMVGSDYQAQVPEGLCHYDDALPYENDDKLIWDPTIIENAAVEDYLRKAETIQKPSLPLGSHLRDNEQFLFLLQQCGHNIEEALRRLKMNIGVHNENMSPWSEEECRNFEAGVRVFGKNFYLTQQNKVRTRSVGELVQFYYLWKKSERHDIFANKVRLEKKKYALHPGVTDFMDRFLEDQDMRDSSSSPNVQIVDDKKCQDNLNSTSKNET, from the exons ATGGATAGATCCAAAAGATGTGCGGACAAAAACCTAACAGACGATGATGACAAATCTTCCGATTCTTCAGAAGAAACGTTAACTAATGGTTTTGTAGAAGACATTCGTATGGAAAGAGAAGATTCGACATCATCCGGGGAGAACTTTGTTCTATCTAGAAtgaaaaagaaagttttatatttgacaGAAAACCAAGAAAACGAAAGTCCACGAAGATCAATTAATAAAGCATCTAGGCATTCAACTTTAAGACCTTtctatgaaaatgaaaaatatgctGACGCATCAAGACTGCTCCGATCTAAAGTGAATGAAGATGAAGATTCACATTATAATTATAATCCTGATGAAATAGAAAACCATGCTATTATCAAAACCATTATGGTGGGAAGTGATTATCAAGCTCAAGTACCAGAAGGACTTTGTCACTATGATGATGCCTTACCTtatgaaaatgatgataaattgATTTGGGATCctactattattgaaaacgcTGCAGTGGAAGATTATCTCCGTAAAGCGGAAACTATCCAGAAACCGTCTTTGCCTCTGGGAAGTCATCTGAGGGATAATGAGCAATTCCTATTTTTGTTGCAGCAGTGTGGGCATAATATTGAAGAAGCTTTGAGAagattgaaaatgaatattggaGTACATAACGAAAATATGTCTCCTTGGTCTGAAGAGGAATGTCGAAATTTTGAAGCTGGCGTTCGAGTGtttggtaaaaatttttatctgacACAGCAGAATAAAGTACGGACGAGATCAGTGGGAGAATTGGtgcagttttattatttatggaaaaagtCAGAAAGACACGACATATTTGCTAATAAG GTAAGATTGGAGAAGAAGAAATACGCTCTTCATCCTGGTGTAACCGATTTCATGGATAGGTTTCTGGAAGATCAGGATATGCGTGATAGTAGTTCATCACCAAATGTTCAAATAGTTGATGATAAGAAATGTCAAGATAATCTAAACTCCACTTCAAAAAACGAAACATAA